The following are from one region of the Streptomyces rubrogriseus genome:
- a CDS encoding trypsin-like serine protease: MTASPAAAVTGPAAADSDTTHAYTAQLVIGGHDRGCSGVLVDTEWLLTAASCFADNPAESLAVPPGKPALATTATIGRADLTGTGGAVRKVVELVPRTDRDVVLARLNRPVTNVTPLALATTAPTAGEELTLAGYGRSASEWAPLNLHTGVFSVDAPDATTATVTGKDGAAACMGDTGGPLVRTADGTRRLAALSSRSYQGGCFGIDAAETRTGGIVARVDDLGSWVASKTGANRITDFNCDGVEDVAVADPMADVDTHAKAGLVRVVYGGGKGTAEITQDLDWVPGGSEGNDQFGTALAVVDYDEDGCSDLAVGTPRENLGEAVDAGMVDILHGGRGGLGTSATKATHFEQGAGNGTIGASASETGDLMGQALAAGTTAAGEPFLAIGVPGESLGTVAKAGQVYYVRGGTNAGIHQDRLDVPGAVEANDGFGAVLAADANHLVIGAPEEAIGADAAAGNLAVFSHTLNSEKRPTPLFGLDQDLDTVSGGAEAGDRFGAALALAPYRPSGAARADESILAVGSPGETLSINGANKAEAGSVYTFRIAADGTYKQLNGFYSGTNEDDVSGASEAGDHFGSTLTAVNTAPRAVSTTATMKLAVGIPDEALGSAASAGAVHVFSLLGSPGANDKWIESGDGDGIPGTPGANQRLGSSLHFTGTHLYVGMPYGPTSTGALYALPMSNVTLGETNTAVTAYQPGQGGLPASGTTFGFAAR; the protein is encoded by the coding sequence ATGACGGCGTCACCGGCCGCCGCCGTCACCGGCCCCGCCGCCGCCGACTCCGACACCACGCACGCCTACACCGCGCAGCTGGTGATCGGCGGCCACGACCGCGGCTGCTCCGGCGTCCTGGTCGACACCGAGTGGCTGCTGACCGCCGCCAGTTGCTTCGCCGACAACCCCGCCGAGAGCCTCGCGGTGCCCCCGGGCAAGCCCGCCCTCGCCACCACCGCGACCATCGGCCGGGCCGACCTCACCGGCACGGGGGGCGCGGTCCGCAAGGTCGTGGAGCTGGTGCCGCGCACCGACCGTGACGTGGTACTGGCCCGGCTGAACCGCCCGGTCACCAATGTCACCCCGCTCGCCCTGGCCACCACCGCCCCCACCGCCGGCGAGGAGCTGACGCTCGCCGGGTACGGCCGCAGCGCGTCCGAGTGGGCGCCGCTGAACCTGCACACCGGCGTCTTCTCGGTGGACGCGCCGGACGCCACCACCGCGACGGTGACCGGCAAGGACGGCGCGGCCGCCTGCATGGGCGACACCGGCGGCCCGCTGGTGCGCACCGCGGACGGCACCCGGCGGCTGGCCGCCCTGAGCAGCCGTTCCTACCAGGGCGGTTGCTTCGGCATCGACGCCGCCGAGACGCGCACCGGCGGCATCGTCGCCCGCGTCGACGACCTCGGCTCCTGGGTGGCGTCCAAGACCGGCGCCAACCGGATCACCGACTTCAACTGCGACGGCGTCGAGGACGTCGCCGTCGCCGACCCGATGGCGGACGTCGACACACACGCCAAGGCGGGCCTGGTCAGGGTCGTCTACGGCGGCGGCAAGGGCACCGCCGAGATCACCCAGGACCTCGACTGGGTCCCCGGCGGCTCCGAGGGCAACGACCAGTTCGGCACCGCGCTGGCCGTCGTCGACTACGACGAGGACGGGTGCAGCGACCTCGCGGTCGGCACTCCGCGCGAGAACCTCGGCGAGGCCGTCGACGCGGGCATGGTCGACATCCTGCACGGCGGCCGGGGCGGTCTCGGCACCTCGGCGACCAAGGCCACCCACTTCGAGCAGGGGGCCGGAAACGGGACCATCGGCGCCTCCGCGTCGGAGACCGGCGACCTGATGGGGCAGGCACTCGCGGCCGGTACCACCGCCGCCGGTGAGCCGTTCCTCGCCATCGGTGTACCGGGCGAGAGCCTCGGCACCGTCGCCAAGGCGGGCCAGGTCTACTACGTCCGGGGCGGCACCAACGCGGGCATCCACCAGGACCGGCTGGACGTGCCCGGCGCCGTCGAGGCGAACGACGGTTTCGGCGCGGTGCTCGCCGCCGACGCCAACCACCTCGTCATCGGCGCGCCCGAGGAGGCCATCGGCGCGGACGCCGCCGCCGGCAACCTCGCGGTCTTCTCGCACACGCTGAACAGCGAGAAGCGGCCCACCCCGCTGTTCGGTCTCGACCAGGACCTGGACACCGTCTCCGGCGGTGCCGAGGCCGGTGACCGCTTCGGCGCGGCCCTGGCCCTCGCCCCGTACCGTCCGTCCGGTGCGGCGCGCGCCGACGAGTCGATCCTCGCGGTCGGTTCACCGGGCGAGACCCTGAGCATCAACGGTGCGAACAAGGCGGAGGCGGGCAGCGTCTACACCTTCCGGATCGCCGCCGACGGCACCTACAAGCAGCTCAACGGCTTCTACTCCGGCACCAACGAGGACGACGTCTCCGGTGCCTCGGAGGCGGGCGACCACTTCGGGTCCACCCTCACCGCCGTCAACACCGCGCCGCGCGCGGTGAGCACCACGGCGACGATGAAGCTGGCCGTCGGCATCCCGGACGAGGCACTCGGCTCGGCGGCCAGTGCCGGCGCGGTGCACGTCTTCTCGCTGCTCGGTTCGCCCGGCGCCAACGACAAGTGGATCGAGTCCGGCGACGGCGACGGCATCCCAGGGACCCCGGGCGCGAACCAGCGCCTCGGCTCCAGTCTCCACTTCACCGGCACCCACCTGTACGTGGGCATGCCCTACGGTCCGACCAGCACCGGTGCGCTGTACGCCCTGCCGATGTCCAACGTGACCCTCGGCGAGACCAACACCGCGGTCACCGCCTACCAGCCGGGACAGGGCGGTCTCCCCGCCTCCGGCACCACCTTCGGGTTCGCGGCGAGGTAG
- a CDS encoding ALF repeat-containing protein, with protein sequence MNTTYWSRRRVLSVAAATTAAAALPLTATARVFAATAASGDAPNLPSLPDTARARAVTAWQTGGKATKAAAAAALVGTDADVEEFVATKLPAAVAEDNQVALFKALALAGKGTTAAVSDALTAGDAAIEAFLAGGYEAAQREDMSALTFTLKGLGGRSVKAAADTALNDGSGDALLKFITETQFTARLEDETAEVFKLLNGAGPELTTYAQRALNDGSADAIRWFLEIGQNIARARDEEAASIEQLVAVTQRQSARAELSTEKAKEESDKAKKAAAAAKAAAQEAAAEAQAAKEDVAKSAAAARKAASAAKGAANAATTAISASYAAQTAARKAAWAAHAATSAAATAARAASTAYQAAMAASKDASKTAAAKNAAVAARNAAAKARTAAAAADQAKIASAQSVVVGNSAAAAARDAAVAANASATAAGAAGAAKAEAAAARAAAQQADAQAARATRAASAAQSLANKAAAAAGAARDAANSAAAHAEKAAAAAEEAAKAAGQAVDFANKSTAWAADAQEAADAAIKAVLDAQAVEKEAREAELAKLEEYADQGKAEAVELARIEQQDNENARNQLTQQQAMDSATRDLIAAAEQALAAGDRATAVEQGRKACFSLCSSSGTWTREAAAFALAAGEESVLNWVDTDRSIAQKQDDRETVLFIAQVSTVDVASAAQTALESSDDAAPTAFLTTGAIDAAREDQTAAIFRILGENPGKAVTQAATEALNDGSAKAVHEFFTVKYGPALAEDDNVAVFSKLDSAGPYTKTAATVALEGPSWMRRNFVNTVYQRMLQIDADAAAHIAAMQALLAQAAKHAQDAVTNAAYAQKVAAEARKAAEDAQRWATAASKSAEQAEEYKKQADAHADDAEKSAKEAQASAEKAKNAALTARTAARHANYSANRATAAAASAVVSANNAQASANSARASATQAGKDAREAAAAASEAKQIYHQKRRQEQIEAARKAKEEANKAKQNAIDQADTAENDGVKEPGTFLGADKDEWRSAASTLGTISTWTGYAAAGSLLVPPPFGEAGFAFFGGVSFLTGVASTVIYGFTDGIMSEEFLTSAFSVAIGVFTTGLPWGKFGGTVGAIDDAFRGLGAGAMSVGVQARRVGAAILSPATSTVVDAGRAVGDAVSDTWHDLTPW encoded by the coding sequence TTGAACACCACGTACTGGAGCAGACGCCGGGTCCTGAGCGTGGCTGCCGCCACGACGGCGGCGGCAGCGCTGCCCCTCACCGCCACCGCCCGGGTCTTCGCCGCCACGGCCGCGTCGGGTGACGCCCCCAACCTGCCGTCGCTTCCCGACACCGCCCGCGCGCGAGCGGTGACCGCATGGCAGACCGGCGGAAAGGCGACCAAGGCCGCCGCGGCCGCCGCTCTCGTCGGCACCGACGCCGACGTCGAGGAGTTCGTCGCCACGAAGCTGCCCGCCGCAGTCGCCGAGGACAACCAGGTCGCCCTCTTCAAGGCGCTCGCCCTCGCGGGCAAGGGCACCACGGCGGCCGTCTCCGACGCTCTGACCGCCGGGGACGCGGCCATCGAGGCCTTCCTCGCCGGTGGGTACGAGGCGGCGCAGCGGGAGGACATGAGCGCCCTCACCTTCACGCTGAAGGGCCTGGGCGGCAGGAGCGTCAAGGCCGCCGCCGACACCGCGCTGAACGACGGCTCCGGCGACGCCCTGCTGAAGTTCATCACCGAGACCCAGTTCACGGCGCGCCTCGAGGACGAGACGGCCGAGGTGTTCAAGCTCCTCAACGGCGCCGGACCCGAACTGACCACGTACGCGCAGCGCGCGCTGAACGACGGCAGTGCCGACGCCATCCGCTGGTTCCTGGAGATCGGCCAGAACATAGCCCGGGCGCGCGACGAGGAGGCCGCGTCCATCGAGCAGCTCGTCGCCGTGACCCAACGGCAGTCCGCGCGCGCCGAGTTGTCGACGGAGAAGGCCAAGGAGGAGTCGGACAAGGCGAAGAAGGCCGCAGCCGCGGCCAAGGCGGCGGCACAGGAGGCCGCCGCCGAGGCGCAGGCCGCGAAGGAGGACGTGGCGAAGTCCGCCGCCGCCGCCCGCAAGGCGGCCAGCGCCGCCAAGGGCGCGGCCAACGCGGCGACGACCGCCATCTCCGCTTCCTACGCGGCCCAGACCGCGGCCCGCAAGGCCGCCTGGGCCGCCCACGCGGCGACGTCCGCCGCGGCCACGGCCGCACGCGCCGCCTCCACGGCCTACCAGGCCGCCATGGCCGCGTCGAAGGACGCGTCGAAGACGGCGGCCGCGAAGAACGCCGCCGTCGCCGCCCGCAACGCCGCCGCCAAGGCACGGACGGCCGCCGCGGCCGCCGACCAGGCCAAGATCGCCTCCGCCCAGTCCGTGGTGGTAGGCAACTCGGCCGCCGCAGCCGCGCGGGACGCCGCGGTCGCCGCCAACGCGTCGGCCACCGCGGCCGGTGCCGCCGGTGCCGCCAAGGCGGAGGCGGCCGCCGCCCGTGCCGCCGCCCAGCAGGCGGATGCCCAGGCGGCTCGTGCCACCCGCGCCGCCTCCGCGGCACAGTCCCTGGCCAACAAGGCGGCGGCCGCGGCCGGAGCCGCGCGCGACGCGGCCAACTCCGCGGCCGCTCACGCCGAGAAGGCCGCCGCCGCGGCCGAGGAGGCCGCGAAGGCCGCGGGCCAGGCCGTCGACTTCGCCAACAAGAGCACCGCCTGGGCCGCCGACGCCCAGGAGGCGGCCGACGCCGCGATAAAGGCGGTGCTGGACGCCCAGGCCGTGGAGAAGGAGGCGCGCGAGGCGGAACTGGCCAAGCTCGAGGAATACGCCGATCAGGGCAAGGCGGAGGCCGTCGAGCTCGCCAGGATCGAGCAGCAGGACAACGAGAACGCCCGTAATCAGCTGACCCAGCAGCAGGCCATGGACTCGGCCACGCGGGACCTGATCGCGGCGGCCGAGCAGGCACTCGCGGCCGGAGACCGCGCGACCGCCGTCGAGCAGGGCCGCAAGGCCTGCTTCAGCCTGTGCTCCTCCAGCGGCACCTGGACCCGCGAGGCGGCGGCGTTCGCCCTCGCCGCGGGCGAGGAATCGGTCCTGAACTGGGTCGACACGGACCGGTCCATCGCGCAGAAGCAGGACGACCGCGAGACCGTCCTGTTCATCGCCCAGGTCTCCACCGTCGACGTGGCGAGCGCGGCGCAGACGGCGCTGGAGTCCTCGGACGATGCCGCCCCCACCGCGTTCCTCACCACCGGCGCCATCGACGCCGCCCGGGAGGACCAGACCGCGGCGATCTTCCGAATCCTCGGTGAGAATCCCGGCAAGGCGGTCACCCAGGCGGCGACCGAGGCGCTCAACGACGGTTCGGCGAAGGCGGTGCACGAGTTCTTCACCGTCAAGTACGGGCCGGCGCTGGCGGAGGACGACAACGTAGCCGTCTTCTCGAAGCTCGACTCCGCGGGTCCGTACACCAAGACGGCCGCTACCGTGGCGCTCGAGGGCCCGAGCTGGATGCGCCGCAACTTCGTCAACACTGTGTACCAGCGGATGCTGCAGATCGACGCGGACGCCGCCGCGCACATCGCCGCGATGCAGGCGCTGCTCGCCCAGGCGGCCAAGCACGCTCAGGACGCGGTGACGAACGCGGCCTACGCGCAGAAGGTGGCGGCGGAGGCACGCAAGGCGGCAGAGGACGCGCAGCGGTGGGCCACGGCCGCCTCGAAGTCCGCCGAGCAGGCTGAGGAGTACAAGAAGCAGGCGGACGCCCACGCGGACGACGCCGAGAAGTCGGCGAAGGAGGCCCAGGCCTCCGCCGAGAAGGCGAAGAACGCGGCCCTGACCGCACGCACCGCCGCCCGGCACGCCAACTACTCCGCCAACCGGGCGACCGCGGCCGCCGCATCGGCGGTGGTGTCCGCCAACAACGCCCAGGCCTCGGCGAACTCGGCCCGTGCCTCGGCGACGCAGGCAGGCAAGGACGCGAGGGAGGCGGCGGCGGCCGCGTCCGAGGCGAAGCAGATCTACCACCAGAAGCGCAGGCAGGAGCAGATCGAGGCGGCGAGGAAGGCCAAGGAGGAGGCGAACAAGGCCAAACAGAACGCCATCGACCAGGCCGACACCGCGGAGAACGACGGGGTGAAGGAGCCGGGGACCTTCCTCGGCGCCGACAAGGACGAGTGGCGGAGCGCCGCTTCCACGCTCGGCACCATCTCCACGTGGACCGGATACGCCGCCGCGGGCAGTCTTCTGGTCCCGCCGCCGTTCGGGGAGGCGGGCTTCGCGTTCTTCGGAGGCGTCTCCTTCCTCACGGGCGTCGCCAGCACGGTCATCTACGGTTTCACCGACGGCATCATGTCCGAGGAATTCCTCACCTCGGCATTCAGTGTCGCGATCGGTGTTTTCACCACCGGTCTTCCCTGGGGCAAGTTCGGGGGCACTGTCGGCGCGATCGACGACGCGTTCCGCGGACTGGGGGCGGGTGCCATGTCGGTCGGCGTCCAGGCCCGGCGCGTGGGTGCGGCCATCCTGTCCCCGGCCACCAGTACGGTTGTTGATGCCGGAAGGGCCGTGGGTGACGCCGTCAGCGATACCTGGCACGATCTGACGCCTTGGTGA
- the lbuL gene encoding linear/branched/unsaturated fatty acid:CoA ligase LbuL: MTAPAPQPSYAHGTSTTPLLGDTVGANLGRAIAAHPGREALVDVPSGRRWTYAEFGAAVDELARGLLAKGVTRGDRVGIWAVNCPEWVLVQYATARIGVIMVNVNPAYRAHELEYVLKQSGITLLVASLAHKSSDYRAIVEQVRGRCPALRETVYIGDPSWDALTAGAAAVEQERVDALAAELSCDDPVNIQYTSGTTGFPKGATLSHHNILNNGYWVGRTVGYTEQDRVCLPVPFYHCFGMVMGNLGATSHGACIVIPAPSFEPAATLEAVQRERCTSLYGVPTMFIAELNLPDFASYDLTSLRTGIMAGSPCPVEVMKRVVAEMHMEQVSICYGMTETSPVSLQTRMDDDLEHRTGTVGRVLPHIEVKVADPVTGVTLPRGEAGELRTRGYSVMLGYWEEPGKTAEAVDPGRWMHTGDLAVMREDGYVEIVGRIKDMIIRGGENVYPREIEEFLYAHPKIADVQVVGVPHERYGEEVLACVVVRDAADPLTLEELRAYCAGQLAHYKVPSRLQLLDSFPMTVSGKVRKVELRERYGA; the protein is encoded by the coding sequence GTGACCGCACCCGCGCCCCAGCCGTCGTACGCGCACGGCACCAGCACCACCCCGCTGCTCGGCGACACCGTAGGCGCCAACCTCGGCCGTGCGATCGCCGCCCACCCGGGCCGCGAGGCCCTCGTCGACGTCCCGTCCGGACGGCGCTGGACCTACGCCGAGTTCGGCGCAGCCGTCGACGAGCTGGCCCGGGGGCTGCTCGCGAAGGGCGTCACGAGGGGCGACCGGGTCGGCATCTGGGCGGTCAACTGCCCCGAGTGGGTCCTCGTCCAGTACGCCACCGCCCGCATCGGCGTCATCATGGTGAACGTCAACCCGGCCTACCGGGCCCACGAGTTGGAGTACGTCCTCAAGCAGTCCGGCATCACCCTGCTGGTCGCCTCGCTCGCCCACAAGAGCAGCGACTACCGGGCGATCGTGGAGCAGGTCCGCGGCCGCTGCCCCGCGCTGCGCGAGACCGTCTACATCGGCGACCCGTCCTGGGACGCGCTCACCGCGGGCGCCGCCGCGGTGGAGCAGGAGCGGGTCGACGCCCTCGCCGCCGAACTGAGCTGCGACGACCCGGTCAACATCCAGTACACCTCCGGCACCACCGGCTTCCCGAAGGGCGCCACCCTCTCCCACCACAACATCCTCAACAACGGCTACTGGGTGGGCCGCACGGTCGGCTACACCGAGCAGGACCGGGTCTGTCTGCCGGTGCCCTTCTACCACTGCTTCGGCATGGTCATGGGCAACCTGGGCGCCACCTCCCACGGCGCCTGCATCGTCATCCCGGCCCCGTCCTTCGAGCCGGCGGCCACGCTGGAGGCGGTGCAGCGGGAGCGGTGCACGTCCCTGTACGGCGTCCCGACGATGTTCATCGCCGAGCTGAACCTGCCGGACTTCGCCTCCTACGACCTCACCTCCCTGCGCACCGGCATCATGGCGGGCTCGCCCTGCCCGGTGGAGGTGATGAAGCGGGTGGTCGCCGAGATGCACATGGAGCAGGTCTCCATCTGCTACGGCATGACCGAGACCTCCCCGGTCTCCCTGCAGACCCGCATGGACGACGACCTCGAACACCGCACCGGCACCGTCGGCCGCGTCCTGCCGCACATCGAGGTCAAGGTCGCCGACCCGGTCACCGGCGTGACCCTGCCGCGCGGCGAGGCGGGCGAACTGCGCACCCGCGGCTACAGCGTGATGCTCGGCTACTGGGAGGAGCCCGGGAAGACCGCCGAGGCCGTCGACCCGGGCCGCTGGATGCACACCGGGGACCTCGCGGTGATGCGCGAGGACGGATACGTGGAGATCGTCGGCCGCATCAAGGACATGATCATCCGGGGCGGCGAGAACGTCTACCCGCGCGAGATCGAGGAGTTCCTGTACGCCCACCCGAAGATCGCGGACGTCCAGGTCGTCGGCGTCCCGCACGAACGCTACGGCGAGGAGGTCCTGGCCTGCGTCGTCGTGCGCGACGCCGCCGACCCGCTCACCCTGGAGGAACTGCGCGCCTACTGCGCCGGGCAGCTCGCCCACTACAAGGTGCCCAGCCGCCTCCAGCTCCTCGACTCCTTCCCGATGACCGTGTCGGGGAAGGTGCGCAAAGTGGAGTTGCGGGAGCGGTACGGAGCGTGA